A region from the Benincasa hispida cultivar B227 chromosome 12, ASM972705v1, whole genome shotgun sequence genome encodes:
- the LOC120067377 gene encoding uncharacterized protein LOC120067377: protein MERKEPSRTNPNAMESKKPLTQNESEEPETMEPEVSTTFKPLDHEIVKVQLPPFSQRMKKKQDDERQYYRFMELLKQLHINIPFTEAIKQMPKYAKFVKDMVSKKRSTGKFAMVALMKKSNTIIPPKMRDPGSFTIPCSIEGIYIDQALCDLGANINLIMWGQLYAHDGDSLACGQDKFILPADFIILDYEADKDMPIILGRPFLSTGRVQIDVHKGEITMSINEEKLRFNIIKAMKYLEDENLSESDNEHSCNEEPE from the exons ATGGAAAGGAAAGAGCCTAGCAGGACCAATCCGAATGCGATGGAATCCAAGAAACCGTTGACGCAAAATGAATCAGAAGAACCTGAGACGATGGAACCAGAAGTTTCGACCACCTTCAAACctctagaccacgaaatagtgaAGGTACAACTACCACCATTCTCACAAAGAATGAAAAAGAAGCAAGATGATGAAAGGCAGTATTATCGCTTTATGGAATTATTAAAACAGCTACACATCAACATTCCTTTTACAGAAGCGATAAAGCAAATGCCGAAATATGCCAAGTTTGTAAAGGATATGGTGTCAAAGAAAAGAAGCACAGGAAAGTTCGCTATGGTggcattaatgaaaaaatcaaatactataatcccaccgaagatgcgcGACCCAGGAAGCTTTACGATCCCCTGCTCAATTGAAGGGATCTACATCgatcaagcactatgcgatcttggggccaacataaatttaataatGTGGGGACAGCTGTACgcccacgacggtgactctcTAGCTTGCGGACAG gataaattcattctaccagcagacttcatcattctagactatgagGCGGACAAAGATATGcctatcatattgggacgaccatttctATCTACTGGTCGTGTTCAAATTGATGTACACAAAGGAGAAATCACAATGAGTATAAATGAGGAGAAGCTCAGGTTTAACATCATAAAGGCGATGAAGTATTTAGAAGATGAAAACCTATCAGAATCTGACAATGAACACAGTTGCAATGAAGAGCCGGAGTAA